The Desulfuromonas versatilis genome has a segment encoding these proteins:
- a CDS encoding GSU3473 family protein yields MILVRLKDGTFKKVPTDLLTRMIESEEITHFRRTDGWVAVGSDAVRKRRSPFYHGEERRGWKRFP; encoded by the coding sequence ATGATTCTTGTCAGGTTGAAGGACGGCACGTTCAAGAAGGTCCCCACCGATCTGCTGACCCGGATGATCGAATCGGAAGAGATCACCCACTTCCGGCGCACCGACGGCTGGGTCGCGGTCGGCAGCGATGCGGTGCGCAAGCGGCGCAGCCCCTTCTACCACGGCGAGGAGCGGCGCGGCTGGAAGCGCTTCCCCTGA
- a CDS encoding ABC transporter ATP-binding protein: MLLSVENLEVKYGNIQALHGITFHVKEGEIVTLIGANGAGKTTTLYSIARLPPPEAPRVVGGEIRLRGDSILKTAPHVIVDQLKLALVPEGRRIFGNLTVLENLELATYARKDAEGIKLDYQKVFDLFPRLAERKKQRSESLSGGEQQMLAVGRAIMTGCNFLLLDEPSMGLAPLLKYEMFRTLKKLNQEGLTLLLVEQNANLALHLAHRGYVLDTGTIVAEGTGEQLLGNPEVKKAYLGG; this comes from the coding sequence ATGCTGCTCTCGGTTGAAAACCTGGAAGTCAAGTACGGCAACATCCAGGCCCTGCACGGGATCACCTTCCACGTCAAGGAAGGGGAGATCGTCACCCTGATCGGCGCCAACGGGGCCGGCAAGACCACCACCCTCTACAGCATCGCCCGCCTCCCCCCGCCGGAGGCGCCGCGGGTGGTGGGCGGCGAGATCCGCCTGCGCGGCGATTCGATCCTCAAGACGGCGCCCCACGTGATCGTCGACCAGCTCAAGCTGGCGCTGGTCCCCGAAGGAAGGCGCATCTTCGGCAACCTGACGGTCCTGGAGAACCTGGAGCTGGCCACCTACGCCCGCAAGGACGCCGAGGGGATCAAGCTGGACTACCAGAAGGTCTTCGACCTATTCCCCCGCCTCGCCGAACGAAAGAAGCAGCGCTCCGAATCGCTCAGCGGCGGCGAACAGCAGATGCTCGCCGTGGGCCGGGCGATCATGACCGGCTGCAACTTCCTGCTGCTCGACGAACCCTCCATGGGCCTGGCGCCGCTGCTCAAGTACGAGATGTTCCGCACGCTGAAAAAGCTCAACCAGGAGGGGCTGACCCTGCTGCTGGTCGAGCAGAACGCCAACCTCGCCCTGCACCTGGCGCACCGCGGCTACGTGCTCGACACCGGGACCATCGTCGCCGAGGGGACCGGGGAGCAGCTGCTCGGCAACCCCGAGGTGAAAAAGGCCTACCTGGGCGGTTAG
- a CDS encoding ABC transporter ATP-binding protein — MAVLEIKNLGKSFGGLRAVNNFNLTLEGGELSGLIGPNGAGKTTVFNMISGFYQPSEGQILINEVDTAGRKPHKVTALGVARTFQNIRLWNEMSVLDNIRISQHHWLGYGVVDSLWRSKRYQRREKEIEEYAHELLEALGLADFADELPRNLPYGTQRKLEIARALSVRPKLLLLDEPAAGLNSQDVLELIRLVRWIHQKFEVTILMIEHHMDVMMQLCSRIKVIDFGETIAEGTPEEIRNHPAVISAYLGDDNI; from the coding sequence ATGGCGGTACTGGAAATCAAGAACCTGGGCAAGAGCTTCGGCGGGCTGCGCGCCGTCAACAATTTCAACCTCACCCTCGAGGGGGGCGAGCTCTCCGGCCTCATCGGGCCCAACGGGGCCGGCAAGACCACGGTGTTCAACATGATCAGCGGCTTCTACCAGCCGAGCGAGGGGCAGATCCTGATCAACGAGGTCGACACCGCCGGGCGCAAGCCGCACAAGGTCACGGCCCTGGGGGTGGCGCGCACCTTTCAGAACATCCGGCTGTGGAACGAGATGAGCGTGCTCGACAACATCCGCATCTCCCAGCATCACTGGCTGGGCTACGGCGTGGTCGACAGCCTGTGGCGTTCAAAGCGCTACCAGCGCCGGGAAAAGGAGATCGAAGAGTACGCCCACGAGCTGCTCGAGGCGCTGGGACTGGCGGATTTCGCCGATGAACTGCCGCGCAACCTCCCCTACGGCACCCAGCGCAAGCTGGAGATCGCCCGGGCCCTGTCGGTGCGCCCCAAGCTGCTGCTGCTCGACGAGCCGGCCGCCGGGCTCAACTCGCAGGACGTGCTGGAGCTGATCCGCCTGGTGCGCTGGATCCACCAGAAGTTCGAGGTCACGATCCTGATGATTGAGCACCACATGGACGTGATGATGCAGCTCTGCTCACGGATCAAGGTCATCGACTTCGGCGAAACCATCGCCGAAGGTACCCCCGAGGAAATTCGCAATCACCCGGCGGTCATTTCCGCCTATCTTGGAGACGACAATATCTGA
- a CDS encoding branched-chain amino acid ABC transporter permease yields the protein MQKYTIPAILAAAFFSFSYAAHEELIGLYALSVLMFMGVNIILSTSLNLVNGYMGEFSCGHAGFMAVGAYVSSVLGVLLFAKDRVFGEPLLSPDLAIYGFPLVILAGGAAAALAGLLVAFPSFKTRGDYLAIITIAANYIVISAIENMGVIGGARGFMGMKGVVRAMEDVAYLPWMPMWVFIFTVFCVFVLRRFVSSTYGKGVSAICQDEVAAEIMSVNTNKMKMVAFMLSSGLAGIAGGLFAHIMGYVNPGSFTILKSTEVLVMVYLGGMGSLSGSVLSAVLFTLLLEALRPLQIIKWIVIPLLLIILMQFRPEGIMGNRELQHLFPRLRRFYRFK from the coding sequence ATGCAGAAATACACCATCCCCGCCATTCTTGCCGCAGCCTTCTTCTCCTTCAGCTACGCGGCCCACGAGGAGTTGATCGGCCTCTACGCCCTCTCGGTGCTGATGTTCATGGGGGTCAACATCATCCTCTCCACCAGCCTCAACCTGGTCAATGGCTACATGGGCGAGTTCTCCTGCGGCCACGCCGGCTTCATGGCGGTGGGCGCCTACGTCTCCTCGGTGCTGGGCGTGCTGCTGTTCGCCAAGGACCGGGTCTTCGGCGAGCCGCTGCTTTCCCCCGACCTGGCGATCTACGGCTTTCCGCTGGTCATCCTGGCCGGCGGGGCGGCCGCGGCCCTGGCCGGGCTGCTGGTCGCCTTCCCCTCCTTCAAGACCCGCGGCGACTACCTGGCGATCATCACCATCGCCGCCAACTACATCGTCATCAGCGCGATAGAGAACATGGGGGTGATCGGCGGCGCCCGCGGCTTCATGGGGATGAAGGGGGTGGTGCGGGCCATGGAGGATGTCGCCTATCTGCCCTGGATGCCCATGTGGGTGTTCATCTTCACCGTGTTCTGCGTCTTCGTGCTGCGCCGCTTCGTCTCCTCCACCTACGGCAAGGGGGTCTCGGCCATCTGCCAGGACGAGGTCGCCGCCGAGATCATGAGCGTCAACACCAACAAGATGAAGATGGTCGCCTTCATGCTCTCCTCGGGGCTGGCGGGGATCGCCGGCGGGCTGTTCGCCCACATCATGGGCTACGTCAACCCCGGCTCCTTCACCATCCTCAAGTCGACCGAGGTGCTGGTCATGGTCTACCTGGGCGGCATGGGTTCGCTCTCCGGATCGGTCCTCTCGGCGGTGCTCTTCACCCTGCTGCTCGAGGCGCTGCGCCCACTGCAGATCATCAAGTGGATCGTCATCCCGCTGCTGCTGATCATCCTCATGCAGTTCCGCCCCGAGGGGATCATGGGCAACCGTGAGCTGCAGCACCTGTTCCCGCGGCTGCGCCGCTTCTACCGGTTCAAGTAA
- a CDS encoding branched-chain amino acid ABC transporter permease translates to MLATIIQNILNALQWGSFYALIALGYTLVYGVLTLINFAHGDIFMVGAYIAFFVATFLLTAAGLPGWAALVLVIPLTMILTSAVGVTLERVAYRPLRRKGANRLYVVITALMAGLMLEHGNLALLGASRKAFPAMIPETVYNVGGVSFTNLKLAVILTAILVFVLLHFIVTKTRVGMAMRAISYDKFAVPLMGIPIDTIIVATFVLGSSFAGLAGILFAMSYPVLEPYMGALIGWKAFIAAVVGGIGDIRGAFLGGFLLGAVEILVVAVFPSTFRDLLAFTVLLVILTFKPTGLFGVAKTTKI, encoded by the coding sequence TTGCTTGCCACGATCATTCAGAACATCCTCAACGCCCTGCAGTGGGGGAGCTTCTACGCCCTGATCGCCCTGGGCTACACCCTGGTCTACGGCGTGCTGACCCTGATCAACTTCGCCCACGGCGACATCTTCATGGTCGGCGCCTACATCGCCTTCTTCGTGGCCACCTTCCTGCTGACCGCCGCCGGGCTGCCCGGCTGGGCGGCGCTGGTGCTGGTCATCCCCCTGACGATGATTTTGACCTCGGCGGTCGGGGTAACCCTGGAGCGGGTCGCCTACCGCCCGCTGCGACGCAAGGGAGCCAACCGGCTCTACGTGGTCATCACCGCGCTGATGGCCGGCCTGATGCTGGAGCACGGCAACCTGGCCCTGCTCGGCGCCAGCCGCAAGGCGTTTCCGGCGATGATCCCCGAGACGGTCTACAACGTCGGCGGGGTGAGCTTCACCAACCTGAAGCTGGCGGTCATCCTGACTGCCATCCTGGTCTTCGTGCTGCTGCACTTCATCGTCACCAAGACCCGGGTCGGCATGGCCATGCGGGCCATCTCCTACGACAAGTTCGCGGTGCCGCTGATGGGCATCCCCATCGACACCATCATCGTCGCCACCTTCGTGCTCGGCTCCTCCTTCGCCGGGCTGGCGGGGATCCTGTTTGCCATGAGCTACCCGGTGCTGGAGCCCTACATGGGCGCGCTGATCGGCTGGAAGGCCTTCATCGCCGCGGTGGTCGGCGGCATCGGCGACATCCGCGGAGCCTTCCTCGGCGGCTTTCTGCTCGGCGCCGTGGAAATCCTGGTGGTGGCGGTCTTCCCCTCCACCTTCCGCGACCTGTTGGCCTTCACGGTGCTGCTGGTCATCCTGACCTTCAAGCCGACCGGTCTGTTCGGGGTGGCGAAGACCACCAAGATCTGA
- a CDS encoding ABC transporter substrate-binding protein, with protein sequence MKKMKLVALVSLLALAAAPALAADTIKIGFNIPLTGDIPKVGESSKLSAEMLKEDINGKGGLEVGGKKYMLEFIYEDNEAKAESAVTTALKLIEKDEVLAMVGPNSSKQAVPAGQVANDNETVMISPWSTNPDTTLDRPWVFRAAFLDPFQGPVAVDFAVEQFGAKTAAVLYDLSNDYSKGLAEIFKEVFEKKMGQGTVLAFESHGTKDQDFSAQLTKIIAAKPDFIFLPDNYNQVALIVKQAHQLGWKGPFMGSDAWGSSELMELCGDDCKGLFFSTHYAAAGATGATKEFIDRYTAKYGNVPDDVAALTWDATRIVLQGIQEAGKLTGKLRRDRQAVKEGMAAIKSFDGITGTMKFDEQGDPVKCAVVVKISDSGEFVFTKSVCP encoded by the coding sequence ATGAAGAAAATGAAACTGGTGGCGCTGGTTTCCCTGTTGGCCCTGGCGGCGGCGCCCGCCCTGGCGGCCGACACCATCAAGATCGGCTTCAACATCCCGCTGACCGGTGACATCCCCAAGGTCGGCGAGTCGTCCAAGCTCTCCGCAGAGATGCTCAAGGAAGACATCAACGGCAAGGGCGGACTGGAAGTCGGCGGCAAGAAGTACATGCTCGAGTTCATCTACGAGGACAACGAGGCCAAGGCCGAATCGGCCGTCACCACCGCGCTGAAACTGATCGAAAAAGACGAAGTACTGGCCATGGTCGGCCCCAACTCCAGCAAGCAGGCGGTTCCCGCCGGCCAGGTCGCCAATGACAACGAAACCGTCATGATCTCCCCCTGGTCGACCAACCCCGACACCACCCTGGATCGCCCTTGGGTGTTCCGCGCCGCCTTCCTCGACCCGTTCCAGGGTCCGGTGGCCGTCGACTTCGCCGTCGAGCAGTTCGGCGCCAAGACCGCGGCGGTGCTTTACGACCTCTCCAACGACTACTCCAAGGGCCTGGCCGAGATCTTCAAGGAAGTCTTCGAAAAGAAAATGGGCCAAGGGACCGTGCTGGCCTTTGAAAGCCACGGTACCAAGGACCAGGACTTCAGCGCCCAGCTGACCAAGATCATCGCCGCCAAGCCCGACTTCATCTTCCTTCCCGACAACTACAACCAGGTGGCGCTGATCGTCAAGCAGGCTCACCAGCTCGGCTGGAAGGGTCCCTTCATGGGCTCCGACGCCTGGGGCTCCTCGGAGCTGATGGAGCTGTGCGGCGACGACTGCAAAGGGCTGTTCTTCTCCACCCACTACGCCGCGGCCGGCGCCACCGGCGCCACCAAGGAGTTCATCGACCGCTACACCGCCAAATACGGCAACGTCCCCGACGACGTCGCCGCGCTGACCTGGGACGCCACCCGCATCGTGCTGCAGGGGATCCAGGAGGCCGGTAAGCTGACCGGCAAACTGCGCCGCGACCGCCAGGCGGTCAAGGAAGGAATGGCCGCCATCAAGAGCTTCGACGGCATCACCGGCACCATGAAGTTCGACGAGCAGGGCGACCCGGTCAAGTGCGCCGTGGTGGTCAAGATCAGCGACTCGGGCGAATTCGTCTTCACCAAGTCGGTCTGCCCCTGA
- the serB gene encoding phosphoserine phosphatase SerB, with translation MENKMVLITAAGPDRPGIIAAVTGNIAAAGARIRDIEQTVTHTLLSLSVLIDFPTGESDQKPLIKDLLFLAKELGLDLDFQVLDEVEYRRKSNRFSYVLTILGGEVNARALARVSAVLAEHEVNIERISKLTQGQLRCVEFLVTAPETLDVKAMTRKLLHAGANLGVDIAVQKESLYRRNKRLVVMDMDSTLIQIEVIDELARLAGVGEQVAEITERAMNGELDFQGALRERVALLKGLKAEALEQVYRNIPFTPGAKNLVRILKRLGFKTAVISGGFKFFTDRLQQELGLDYAYANQLEIEGGQVTGGVVGTIVDGARKAQLLEEIARQEGVTLDQVIAIGDGANDLPMLDRAGLGIAFNAKARVREQANYHINQQSLDSILYLLGLSEREMEEIAG, from the coding sequence ATGGAAAACAAGATGGTCCTTATCACTGCCGCCGGCCCCGACCGGCCCGGCATCATCGCTGCGGTCACCGGCAACATTGCCGCGGCCGGGGCGCGCATCCGCGACATCGAGCAGACCGTGACCCACACCCTGCTCTCGCTTTCGGTGCTGATCGATTTTCCCACCGGCGAAAGCGACCAGAAGCCGCTGATCAAAGACCTGCTGTTTCTGGCCAAGGAACTCGGCCTGGACCTCGACTTCCAGGTGCTTGACGAGGTCGAGTACCGGCGCAAGAGCAACCGCTTCTCCTATGTGCTGACCATCCTCGGCGGCGAGGTCAACGCCCGTGCCTTGGCGCGGGTGTCGGCGGTTCTTGCCGAACACGAGGTCAACATCGAGCGGATCTCCAAGCTCACCCAGGGGCAGCTGCGCTGCGTGGAGTTTCTCGTCACCGCTCCCGAAACCCTCGACGTCAAGGCCATGACCCGCAAGCTGCTGCACGCCGGAGCCAACCTCGGGGTCGACATCGCGGTGCAGAAGGAGAGCCTCTACCGGCGCAACAAGCGCCTGGTGGTGATGGACATGGACTCGACCCTGATCCAGATCGAGGTCATCGACGAGCTGGCGCGCCTCGCCGGGGTCGGCGAGCAGGTCGCTGAAATCACCGAGCGGGCCATGAACGGCGAACTCGATTTCCAGGGGGCCCTGCGCGAGCGGGTCGCGCTGCTCAAGGGGCTCAAGGCCGAGGCCCTCGAGCAGGTCTACCGCAACATCCCCTTCACCCCCGGCGCCAAGAACCTGGTGCGCATCCTCAAGCGTCTGGGCTTCAAGACCGCGGTCATCTCCGGGGGCTTCAAGTTCTTCACCGACCGTCTGCAGCAGGAGCTGGGGCTCGACTACGCCTACGCCAACCAGCTCGAAATCGAGGGCGGGCAAGTCACCGGCGGGGTGGTGGGGACCATCGTCGACGGCGCCCGCAAGGCCCAGCTGCTCGAGGAGATCGCCCGCCAGGAGGGGGTCACCCTGGACCAGGTGATCGCCATCGGCGACGGCGCCAACGACCTGCCGATGCTCGACAGGGCCGGGCTGGGGATCGCCTTCAACGCCAAGGCGCGGGTCCGCGAGCAGGCCAACTACCATATCAACCAGCAGAGTCTCGATTCGATCCTCTACCTGCTCGGGCTCTCCGAGCGGGAGATGGAGGAGATCGCCGGGTGA